The following nucleotide sequence is from Camarhynchus parvulus unplaced genomic scaffold, STF_HiC, whole genome shotgun sequence.
CCCAGATGGAGCTCCAAGAACTGCAGGATCTCCTGCCAGGAATCTTCCTGGGCCCGGgcgtggggctggggctctCTCCCCCACGCCACCGGCTTGGGAGTGCCGCGGATGGCGGAGTTGCTGCACAGGGGGGACCCGGGGGGCTCGATCAGGTGCCCAGCGCCAGGGTAGGACAGGATCCGGCCGCTCTCCGGCGGCATCCGCGCCAGGGCCAGCTCGGCAAAGAGCTTGCTGTTGAAGCTGCGGTCGGCCTCCCCCACCACAAACAGCACCTTTCCCCGGATCCTCTCCACCGGGATGGCCGAGGCGCGGTGGGCGGCGTCCCGGGGGTCGTCGAAGATGGCCGAGTTGTCCATGGCTCCCACCTCGGTGAACAGGACGCGCTCGGTGTGGtaggggatggcagggatgcGCAGCTCCTTGTAGAGCAGCGGGTTTCCGTACAGGAAGCTCGTGCCGTTGATCCACACCGTGGCCACCACCTGTGGCAGGAAGGTGGCCATGGCCAAGGCCACCTCCGCGCCTTTGGAGACGCCCACCACGCCCAGGCCGGGGCCTCGGAcctgaaggaagaggaaatggaGCCAGCTGGCATAATACACAGGGATAATACATTTactgggacatccctgggtgCCAGGACAAGGGCATCCTCCAGTCCCTGGGACATTCCTGGTGCTCGGAACAACCCTGGGACACTACCCTTGGCCATCTGGACATCTTGCTCACCAGGATGAGGATGTCCCCAGGACATTCCTGGCCCCCAGGACAATTCCTGGTCATCTGGATGTCCGGTTGCCCCCAAGCACATCCTGGCTGACAGGTGCCTTTCTCCACACGCCAGGACTCACCTTGgggtgctggaggagcagctctgccgcTTCCTCGAAATATTCCAGGTCCAGCTGGGCCAGGACTCGGGGCAGGTCGTCGTAGGCGAAGAAGGCGAGGGCCAGCACGGCAAAGCCCCGGCTGGCCAAGAGCCCTGCCCGGAATTCAATCAGGCCCCCCGCACCCCCAAACAGGTCGATGACTCCGGGGAAGGGGCCTGGACCTGTGGGGAGACAAGGAGAATGTCAGGGATGGGGAGCCACCCCTGCTGTCCTGCATCCTGGAGGTTCCATGGCTGGGCATCCCAGGGGGCACAAGGTCCAGTATCCTGGGGGTCCCAAGATCCTAAGGTTTGATATCTCAAGGATCCCAAGGCTGGACAACCCAGGAATCCCAAAGTTGTATCCTGGGGGTCCCGAGGTTGGGCATTCCAAGATCCTAAGGTTTGATATCTCAAGAACTCCAAGGCTGGACAACCCAGGAATCCCAACTTTGGGCATCCCAGGGGTCCCAAGGTTTGCTAGCCCAGGGCTtccagggctggacaacccAGGAATCTTATGGTTCAGCATCCCAGGACTCCCAGTGCTGTTTCCCAGGGGTCCTGATGTTTGGTATCCCTAGGATCCCAAGGTTCAGTATCCCAAGGGAATGCTGGCTGGGTATCCCAGGGGGCCCAAGGCTGGGCACTGAAGGTCTCCCAAGAACAAGTACCCTGCCAGTCCCCAGGTTTGATATCTCGGAATTCCCTGCTCCCTAGGTTTGACATCCCGGTATTCCCCGCTGCCCAGTGCTCACCAGGAGGCAGGAACAGGGCGCCACGGACCCTTCCCTCACGGATGGGCACCCGCTGCACGCCGGGGCCCACGTACCAGCGCTCGGCCTCGCAGGATGCCAGCGGCTGCTCCCGCGGATCCATGCCCAGGCTGAGCCCGTCCAACACTTCCAGCCGCACGCGGAAGGGGCTGCCGGCCACATCCCGCTTCACCAGCCGGCGGAACAGCGTGTCGGGCTGCAGGAACCACAGGAGCCCCATGGGCCAGACCCCGGAGTAGCTGCCCCCCAGGGCGGCATGGAGCCCGGGATCCACCTCTCCCGCTCCATCAGCGCGGAAGAAGGCGCGGGATTGGAAGCACTCTCCCTGCTCGTCCTTCAGCCATGCCCGGAGCGTGACAAGTTGGGATGGGGACAGTCCCCGCACGCGGATCTGCACCGGCCGGTCGGCCAGCGAGGACTGCGGCGTCACCATCACCTCCACCATGGCGCACCTGGGAATGGGAATCACCCTGAGCGTCCCACTGGGATTGCCACgcccaggaggggctggtggcagcggcctgtccccagggatccTCACGGGAGACCCCCAGGATGGGGTTCATGGTCCAGATAGTTCTGCTGGCATCCCTCTTTCCCATGTCCCTATCCCTCCTTCCCATGTCCCTATCCCTCTTTCTCACGTCCCCATTCCCTCATGGTCCCTGTACCTTTGTTCCTGGTCCTtgtcccttccttccctggtCCCCACCTTCCATGATCCCCATCCTCtgcttccctgtccccatcccctcccttcTTCACCCTCTGATCCCACACCCCTGCTCCAAAACTCACCCGGCAGCCAGGACACCCCTTTTCCCTGTGTCTCCCAGCCCCGCCATTCCCAGCACCCACTGCCCCCCGCTCCttatcctcctcctcccaacCCTGGAGCCGGAGCAGGGTGGGGATCCAGGGGCTCCGAGCCCCCCGGTGCTGCGTGCACCCCGCTCCGTGCGGCACGGCAGGCTGGGAACCGGGATGTTGGCCCCGgtccagccctgggaggagaCTCGTGGTTCTCCCGCACCcgtcccagcagcaggaaatcgGCCCCCGAGGGCCCGAGCTGAGCTTCCCCTTCTCTTACCCCGCTGGGCAAAGCCTGGGCCgtgggctctgcacagggagacGCTCGAGGATTCCTTGGAAATCATTAACCCGGGAATGGCGAgggcagagccctcctgccccatGACCCCGTGCCTGCCTGGCACCGGCCACACCCCGAAATTCCTGTCAGtccccattttccctgtggCACTCCCCCCATCCTGGACACGGACGGGACACACCCCATTCCAATTCAGGGCCCCCCCAAAATTGTCAGCCCAGGATGAAGCTCCAGGGCCCCAcattcccatcccagagctTCACACTGATTCCTGCAGTCCCATTTTCCACCCAGTgcacccctctgtccccccatcccctccatcccagctcacAGCCACATCCCTCCCCAGGAATGCAGAAAGGGGTGTGCATGGACCAAGAAAAACCAGGAATGTTAAGAAATCCACGTGGATTTCCAACCTCCAACCCCCAGTGAATTCCCAGCGTTGCCCCCCACAGGAGGGTGTGTGACACCGTGTGCCCTTCCTTGCTGACAGTTTCCAGGGCTCATTCCCAGCGGGAATTCCCTCTTTGGAGAAAGGGGAACTGCAAGGAACGAGGGGCCATGGCACACTCCAATCCTAGGAATGCCTCAGGGAAGGCCCCAGCTGGAGCCCTCAGTCCCCCAGAGCCACTGGAGGCGAATCTGTCTcagttccttttcatttttataagaaCAAGGCAAATTTGGGAAAGCAAAGTTCTGTCCCAGCCTCTGGCACCGGCCACATCCTGATTGCACATGGAGATCCCACAGCTGGTGCCTGTGGAATGCACCCCCTCAGCTCTGTCCCGTTGTCTGTCCAACTCTGAGGCTCCTGGCAGCCATTCCTGCCTGGCAAGCTGAGGAAAAgcccctggggaggagcaggatcCCAAATGCTGCCTCATTCCGTGGCCGTGCTGCGCCTCACGGGCGTCTTCTGGAGCAGGGCCAGCGTGTCCCGCTTCTCCACCCGcctcagctgcttcttcctGGCCCTCTTCAGCTTCAGGGGGTTCCGGATCTGGGAAACGGGAAAGCAGGGGAGACTCCATGGAATCACAGCAtgctggaatggtttgggttggaagggacctgaggGATGATCCAGTTCCCCGCCTGGCCGTGGGCAGGGACGGTTTCCAGCGGTgcagggtgctccaagccctgcgctggagcacttccaggaatggagcagactgtgggaatggggcaggatgGGCATGGAGGGctcccagccccccagcaccTTCAGGATTTAGGAAGGGATTTATCCCAAAACTAACCCCATCCTCACCCATGGCTGAGGTCTTTGCCACACCCACCCCGAGCTCCCAGGTCTCCTCCCAATGGAAAAACCACGAATTCCCCACATGGATCCCCACCAGTGCTGCATTCTCCTCTCTCCACCACCCCATTATCCCTGAGTTCTGGTGTTCCCCAGCTTGGGAGAACACAGGGGACACACTTCCAGCGTGCCCAGCTTTGCTGGGAATCTCGCACTCCTCCCAGGCTCCTCCAAAGACACCGACAGGGAGAGGAACTGGAGGCTGCTCCGTGGGGGCTGGAGGTTGAGGGGTGCTCcagggctgttcccagctggcacaggggactCACCACTTGGACAATCTCGGCTTTCCGCTCGTTTTCCAGGCGTCGCTTCAGGTTCTCCTCCCGCCGCCGCTTCTTttcctgtgggagcagcagcacaacattCCCTGAGGATCCCTTCCCCTGGGATTAAACCCAAAGCCCAGCCAAGTGTGAAATCTGtcactccagcagcttttccaccCCGGGTGGAGGCTGGAATTGACCCAGGGAGTTTATTCCGAGTCAGTGACTTGGAGCATGTGACCGTCAGTGCCTGGATTTGGCACCAGGACAGGGAATTCTCCATCCCTTTTCCTGggccctgccacagctctgagGCCCGGGAAGAGGGCAGAGAATGGGATTATGCTTGGGAAAGACGGGAATTCTCCAGCTCCTGAGCCCTGTTAcctctttctccctctgcttGGCTTCCTCCAGCTGCCGTGCCAGATCCCGGACCAgcttcctctcctgcctctccttcaTTTTCCGTGCCCAGGAGCTGCGCAGCGCCTTGTCCTGGATCATGTGGGAGAACCTGCGCGGGCACACGGGAGGTGCtggatcccccaaaaccccgggATGCAGCCGGGGccactccagctcctctctAGAATTCCAGGAAACTCTGCCAAGCGCGGAGCATCCCACGGCATCCTCAGCATCCCCTCCAAGTCATCCCTGGCACCTCTGGATCCCTCCTAAAGCCCATGGATACCTCCGGAACCCGCTCATAAGCCCCCCAAACAATCCTATCCCACTCAAAACTCCCCCAGACCTCATGACCCCCCCAAGGAGCCCTTctggagctcagagcccccCCAAGAAGTGCCCCCTCActccctgcttcccttcccacctcttCTTCCCGGGATCCTTCCACACGCGTCCCGACTTGGGCTTGCCCCGCGGGATAGCGACCACCGCCTCCTGCCGCTTCTTGCCGCCTTTCCGCCGCCGCCGAGCCGCGGCCGGAGCCGAGGTAGCCCCGCTGGGCCCCTCGGGGGTCGCTCCCGGTCCCGGGGTCCCCCCGTTCTCCCCCTCCATGATCCACGCGGCCCCGCGCCGTCGCGGAGAGATGACGTCAGAGCCGTGATCCCCCGGAAGCGCGAAGCCAGACCGCCTTCCCGGCCGCCATTTTTGTGTTGGGCAGCAACCCCCCGCGCACGGCGGTGGCCGCCATGTTTGTGTCGGGCGTGGCCGCCATTTTTGTATTGGGCAGCTCCCTCCGGGCACAGCAGGGGCCGCCATCTTTGTGCCGGGTACGGCCGCCATCTTTGTGCcgggcagctctgcccaccaCCGTGGCCGCCAGTACCGGGACCCCCGAACTCCCCCAAACACACCCGGGGCGACCCCCCCCCCGCACCCCGAGTAACCCCCGGAGACACgggcgggctgggctgggggagaggccTTTATTGGGGAACGAACACGCTGAGGGCATCCCAGGGGCTTCCACGTGCGGGACTGGGCCGTGGCTACAGCGCCTGGGAAAGCGAAAACagggaaatccagggaaatgtCCGGGAGGGACCCGGGAATGCCCGCACTGGGGCTGCCCTTcggagggaggaaggaaggggtgGATCAGCATTCCCGGGCTTTGCAGGATTCCCGCCTCCCTCACCAGCTGGGTGTATGTGTGCTGCCGGAGCGTGTCGTATCCAAACGCCAGAACCGCCACGGCCGCGCAGAATTCCAGGAGTCCGAGCAGCACCAGGATGGAGTCCAGGCCGTTGCTCAGCATctgccaggaggaggagaacgGGAGTGTGCAAAATGCCTATTTtgtgattggcttttcgcaaatattaaaataaaaattaaatgtgttgTGTTcgaaagttatgctgtattaatgtTCTTAAGTAGTCTGTTAAATAtatgtgaaaaacgccaatttcttgtttttaaaattttaaaagtttaatagtaataaaatggttataaaaatagtaatacaacTAGAGTAATAATCATTTCGACAATctgaattaggacaatatgagacaatggaaacaaagagttacggacgtctgggtacctttttctgggcagcacgagcctgaaaaaggacacatgttaacagaggattaacccttaaaaacaatagcctgttgTATATccatacacttcatacatgatgcataaattccattcaaacacaggattctgtctggtcatcctcaacttcttcctcttaatcctgaTGGCGTCATCCTGCCCGAGCAAGGCaagaagaagtttgtttcttctgataagggagcaataaattctcttctgataatggagcaataaattctctttctctgaaagattccGGTGTCCTGTGACTGCTATCTCAATGCGAGTCctttcttcagggaaaaaaaatctcacatacatagtttctgttttaacattatgttataacctaaaactatatttaccacactacttaagagaattaatacagcattactttctaacacaacacatataatatttatttcaatatttgtgaaaagccaatcataaaatatacatttttcacatacagttttaggttataacataatgttaaaatagaaactatgctatgtaagatactttttttaaaagagaggaaTGAGGCACTCTCACCGAGATAGCAACCACtggacacctaaatctttcagagaagaagaatttattgttcccttatcagaagaaacaaacttctccCTGCCTCGCTCAGTCCTGAAGATGccatcaggattcagaggaagaagttgacactgaccagacagaatcctgtgtttgaatggaatttatgcatcatgtatgaagtgtatgaatatgcaacaggctattgcttttaagggttaatcctctgttaacgtgggtccttttttgggataatttggcTCACAAAGAGGTACCTGGAttgtctgtaactctttgtttttattgtctctcACTGTCCTAATCCCAATcgtccaaatttttattactctaattttattactatttttataaccattttattactattaaacttttaacatTCTAAAAACAagcgattggcgtttttcacgGGAATACCCCGGGATGCACCACCCGAACAGGACCGGGATCCTTGAGCACCCACCCAGACTGGGATTCCCCGCGCAATCCCGGCTGTCCTTACCTTGCTCTCCATGTGGAGGCACCATTCCGGGCGGGCCTGGTAGGGCTCTGGTTTCCCGCAGCCGGGCACGATGCGGGTGATGGCCGTGCCGTGGATCCCGGTGGCCACCAGCGTGCCCAGGACAACGCCCACGCTGAGCACACAGCAGGCCTTGACCTGCGGGGAGCACCCGCTGACACGGAGCCCAGGAAGGGCTGCttcccacagggatcatccagctgggatcagagatctcctggagaaGCCACCCAGTTTTGTCCCACTCATCTCAGAGTGACTCCAAAGCCGTGAGGGTCTCCTGGACCTTTCATCCCCCTCATCCCACAGTGACTCAAAAGGCCACGAGGATCTCCTGGACATTTCATCTCACAGTGATTACAAAGCCATGAGGGTCTCCTGGATCTTCATCCCTAGAATCCACAGTGATTCCAAAGGCCATGAGGATCTCCTGGATCATCCCACAGTGATTCCAAAGGCCATGAGGGTCTCCTGGACCTTTCATCCCCCTCATTCCACAGTGATTCTAAAGCCATGAGGGCCTCCTGGATCTTTCATCCCCCTCGTCCCACAGTGACCCTGACCCCcatcctgtgctctgtgtgggaGAGCTGGGCACTTCCCAAGGGGGAGACTGGCCTGTGGATCCTTTGGGATGAATCCAGGCTGTGGAGgggtcctggcagctgctggaagggacctaaGGAATGGGGGGACACCTTGTCCCTCCCAGCCCGGATCTTACCAGCACAGGGCTGTCTCTCCTTTCACTTTCCACCAGCAACGAGCCCGAGACCAGGAGCTACTTGGAAAACAGTGGGAATTGGTGTCAGCAGCAAGGCACCCTTCCCTGGCACCCTtcctggtgggagctggggtTCAGGGACGCACAAACACCCCGGAATGTGGGGGGAAATGGTTATTGGATATTGTCCCCAGTTCACCAGGATTCCCTGAGATTCCCATGTCCTCATCCCAACTTACCAGGATCCCCAGCCAGAAGAGGATCCCGCTGGCTACAGGGAGGGAAGGGTTCCTGTGCTCCGACAGCGTCAGGATGGTCCCGAAGCAGATGTGGACAATTCCAGTGAAGATGTGGATGGTCTGGGGAAGGATGAGGGAGAGGGATCCTGATCCCGTTACTGTGAGGTACATCCCACCCAGATCCCACATCACAGcgctgggaagggacagggagaggcacCTATCCCAACATCCCCTTCACCCGGCCGGGAAGAACATCTAGCAGGACAAGCCCTGCGGATCCCCAATCCTGCTGGGCCCCTGGAAGGCCGTGTCTCACCCCCAACACCTTGGGATGAGCCCTGCGGAAGCCTTGTGTTTGCAATGAGGTCCTGGCAGGTGCCTGGGAGCCTGAGGCCAGCTGGGCCGCCCGGGGATCCGTGGCCGGGATCACCTCCGTGATGATCCTCACGCTGCCCGCGTCCGTCACCGTGGTGGCCGCCATGGCCTGGGAACGAGCCCAGGGGGCTGAAGGAATTCCCAggtgccttcctcctcctcttcctcctcaccgTGGTCCCTTTGCTGCCCGAAATCCCCGGGAGGTgctggccaggcagggacacGCTCTCGCTGCCCTTTGCTCCCTGTGGGAAGCTCGCTCATGGAATTCTCGTCAGGGCCCTCTTGCTCAACGAGGCGGCTTTGCCAGCAGAGGCTCCCAAAATCCTGCAcgggaagagggagggaggaacagGGAAGGGTTGGATGCTTTTCCCTCAGGCGGCTCCAAGACtctttttccatcccaaattgTAGATGCTTTGCTTGGGAATCGCTCCTGCAATTAGCTTGGTACCTAACGAGGCGTTGGTAACCTAACCCTGCCCACTTCCCAGGAAAAACTCGCATTGAGACAGGGAATTTTATAAACCCCGTTATAAAAGGAAGCTCCtttattgccatttttgggaattctccctcctccatccctgtgggTTTGTCCCCAGTGAGGGCACACAGGAGGGATTCAGGGATCTCTGGCCATCTCCATCGGGaatcagagggaaaggagatgCTGTTATTTGTGATGGGAAgtggcagctcaggctggaaaCGGAGCCACCACACACGGCGAGGGGATCCCGAGGGAGTCAGGGGCCCcttcctgcctccatccctcccacCTCCCAGAAAACAGCCATGTCCTTTTCTCCAGGAGCACTGGGATACCCCATGCCGACCTGGAGGACCCCCCAGGTTTCCTGGATGTCTGATGTGTGCCGGGTAGCGATTTCTTGGTGGAACGGGAATTTTTAGGTCCAGGATTCTGGCATCACCGCACCACCTCTCTCTCTGCCTGGGAAAGGACAGGATCCCCCCAGCTGACGATTTCAGGAGCAGGTGGAGCAACTTCtgggagttttttttccttctctctggcTCTAGAGGGAGCTGAGAGGCCGCGTTTGGAAGCGCCGCGCTTCCAGAGCTCAGGAGCGgcttccagccctggagccggcttggagcaccctgggctagtgggaggtgtccctgcccacggcagcGGGGTAGAactggatgatccttaaggttccttccatcccaaaccattccaggattccacgCCCTCCCCATGCTCCCCCACACCAGGGAACGGGACACCCCCTCCAAACCGGCCCAAATCACATCCCAAAAAAAGCTGGAAGAACAGACCTGgagagcaaagagcagcagctcacgcctccatcccagctccaatGGCATTCCTCCATCCCACCCATGACCTTCCTCCATCCTGCATCCCTGATGGAAGCGTGCACTTGGCCTTGTAAAGGGCTGCATCTGGCAGCACGGCTTTCCAGGAAAAACACGGACATGGATGAGATTCAGCCTCTTCATCACATTCCTGATGCCTCAGAGCCTTTAATTCCTGCTGGTGCCTCATCCCTCTCAACACTCCAGTGCTAACAATCCCAGGGATCTCGTTCCAGCCCCAGGAAGGAACACTTGAGCCCCCGTGGAAATTCTGGGATCCCCTCTTTAGCCTTTAGGCAGCCAGGGTATCCTCCACCATTATCCACGGCTCACATtcccagccaaaaccacccTACACGGTGGATTTCCTCCCAAATCCGCCTTTCCAGATTCCTACAGCATTCCTCAAGTTCCAGCCTTGCAGCCAGTAACAGCCATGACTGACCtcaaccccccaaaccccactttCCAAGTGGGTGATCCATGGAAAAAGCTCTTTCCCCATTCCTAAATAAACCCAGGGccagctggggatggcaggagcCCAAGGTAGGATGTCAGGATTTGTTTTGGAAGCGGATTCCAGAGGAGGTGAAGCTTTGAAGCAgatgcagggaagcagcagggacgGGTGGTGGAGCTTTCCAACCCTTTCTTTGCAGGAATTTTTGGCTTTGTAGATATATAAAACACATTCCTTGGATTTTAATGttcattttcctattttctagGACAAGTTTTGGATGGGGGAAGCCTGACTGGATGCTCAGGGGGGATCAGaccctcccaaattccctcccACCAGCACAGGACAAAATTTATGAGCCTGGTGGAactaaaattctttttccaaccccaaaatccatgagttttttttccaaagaaaatagaTTACGATGGAGAAAAGCTCTCCAAAGAAACTTGCTGCTTCCTGGGACTAACTTTATATCCccataaaaataccaaaactcaacattttgctttgcttccagGTGTTTCTGCTTCCCACAGGGCTCTTTCCACACCGATTCCAGAAGGAAAGTCATGTTTTCTGGGAAAGGTTTCAGGGTTTTTGGCTTTAAacatcccagtgtccatcctgGATAAGGGAATCTGGaacagggagcaggcaggaggttGGGGGGGCATGGCTGCCTGCTGGGGTGATCCATACCTGGCATTTGGGACACGGTGACATTGCTCCCAAACCCTGTCCCAGATGTGTCCATCAACCCCTGCACGTGATGTTCCAGCCTTTGATCCGCTCATTCCCAGGAAAACTCCGGAGAAGTTCCAGAAAACTTCTCCAAGGCTTCACCAGCACCAACTTCCACTGGCAGTCCTGGAATGGGaccttaaacacttccagggatggggcagccacagcttccccgGGAAATACATTCCACCACCCTCacacctcaccaccctcacagggaagaatttcttcccaatatcccatctaaacccaCCCCATGGCAGTgagaagccattcccccttttcctggtGCTCCAGGCTCTTCttaaatccctctccagctctcttgggaCACCTTCAGGTGCTGGAAGAGTTGCCAAGatctccctggatccttctcttcCCAAGGAGAACAGCCATTGGGACACCTCAATCCATCTCTCAGTTCccccctttccagctcctccaagggttttggttttccttaGGGATcatccccagcagggacacaatACTCTGTGGTCCCTGTCACCTGCTATTCCAAACTCCT
It contains:
- the LOC115916700 gene encoding acyl-coenzyme A amino acid N-acyltransferase 2-like; protein product: MVEVMVTPQSSLADRPVQIRVRGLSPSQLVTLRAWLKDEQGECFQSRAFFRADGAGEVDPGLHAALGGSYSGVWPMGLLWFLQPDTLFRRLVKRDVAGSPFRVRLEVLDGLSLGMDPREQPLASCEAERWYVGPGVQRVPIREGRVRGALFLPPGPGPFPGVIDLFGGAGGLIEFRAGLLASRGFAVLALAFFAYDDLPRVLAQLDLEYFEEAAELLLQHPKVRGPGLGVVGVSKGAEVALAMATFLPQVVATVWINGTSFLYGNPLLYKELRIPAIPYHTERVLFTEVGAMDNSAIFDDPRDAAHRASAIPVERIRGKVLFVVGEADRSFNSKLFAELALARMPPESGRILSYPGAGHLIEPPGSPLCSNSAIRGTPKPVAWGREPQPHARAQEDSWQEILQFLELHLGSVAAMKL
- the CCDC86 gene encoding coiled-coil domain-containing protein 86, with the protein product MEGENGGTPGPGATPEGPSGATSAPAAARRRRKGGKKRQEAVVAIPRGKPKSGRVWKDPGKKRFSHMIQDKALRSSWARKMKERQERKLVRDLARQLEEAKQREKEEKKRRREENLKRRLENERKAEIVQVIRNPLKLKRARKKQLRRVEKRDTLALLQKTPVRRSTATE
- the LOC115916682 gene encoding membrane-spanning 4-domains subfamily A member 15-like; this encodes MAATTVTDAGSVRIITEVIPATDPRAAQLASGSQAPARTSLQTQGFRRAHPKVLGTIHIFTGIVHICFGTILTLSEHRNPSLPVASGILFWLGILLLVSGSLLVESERRDSPVLVKACCVLSVGVVLGTLVATGIHGTAITRIVPGCGKPEPYQARPEWCLHMESKMLSNGLDSILVLLGLLEFCAAVAVLAFGYDTLRQHTYTQLAL